The genomic DNA GGACATTTTCGAATATAGGATCGTGTATATCACATACGAGTTGGGGTATGAGTAATTAGAGTTTCTAAAACTATTATCGGAAGtacatgaaaaacaaattaaaaggaaCATGTACCTTGAGTAACAATtgataccaaaaagaaaaaaaaaccttgggTAACAAGTATATGCACAACTCACATTCATCTAATTTAGgacaattttggattttataacCATTTATATGATTCTCCTATAAgaatcaatattattttaaaagaaaaaaatagtgaaattaAATCAGTAaaatctcaacaaaaaaaaaaacgttgcaaaataataaatgtatattattatactaatagtaataataataactgaaaCAAATACTGTAACACCAATTCCACCAAAACAAGATTAGACTTATGTATTAAAGATAGTGAATTGTAACTTATCTTTTTGTACTATATATAAGAAGCTGATTTTCCAATATTttcaccaaataaaaaaatagaataaaaaatccaaattctaaAATCATGATAAAAACTAAAGATGTTATGCTAGTGACACTTTTGATTGTGGTATGCGTGTTTATAAGTTGCACTgaggcaaaaataaaatatatcccGTATGTACCGTCTATAGGTTTAGGTAATGGTTGCGATCCAAGATTTCCTAACGCCAAATGTCATCTGCCCATACGAGCGAATCCATATAGGCGACCATGTACTTATGCTAATAGATGTCGACGTCGGGATGTTCGTCGACTACAAATGTCATCCTTACAGAAATTTATGAAAAAGGTTCTCCAATTATCATTGTAAACACAATAATGATTATTACAAAAAAGTGATagataaaaaagttattaagtatttttgtttattatcatTGTAAACACAATAATGATTATAACAAAAAAGTGATAGATAAAAAGTtattaagtatttttgttttgttcgcATTAATCTCTCTATTTTAGGAAGAATTATGATATACAATTCGATGTTGTCAAAGATCATCGAAGAGtgcattttaatttttgaataagtaattttttaatagattttactGATTTCTTTAAAACATAAGATGCAACATTATATGAATCTattaaatcaaacacaaaaataatgaataactcTCGTTTATtactttagaaacttctcaaaactaaaacaatctcaatctctctaatctctctaATAAGCTATGCAACACCCTGCATTTTCTTATATAGAAAGAAGAATAAATATTCATCCTAACAACTTTAggaaatattacataatttagatatctcctaaatctttagatatgtatatttagatatctcctaaatatacttagCTTAAACCTCAAGCTATTTCAAGCTTACACTAACATTGTCCCCCGTAAGCTTCAAACCATCTTGCTCACTCAAATCTTGAACTCCAATGAAGCTTCTCTGTTCTTTGAACTTGATTCTCCCAAGTGCCTTGGTCAAGATATCAGCTTTCTGCTCAATGCCAGGAACATACTCGACCTCTACCAGCTCATTTTCTACGCATTCACGAACAAAATGAAACTTCCTATGAATGTGTTTGCTGCGACCGTGGAAGACAGGATTTTTGGTAAGTGCTATAGCAGATTTGTTGTCTATACGAACCGTTACTCTCTTGAGCTCTTCACCTGTAACTTCAGAGAGCAAATCTTGCAACCAAATAGCCTACTTAGCTGCTTCTGTAGCCGGCATAAACTCGGCCTCACAAGAAGATAAAGCTACCGTCTCCTGCTTCTGTGAGCACCATGTAATAGGACAGTTGTTGAGATAGAAAATGTGACCACTTGTGCTtttaccatcatcttcatctataTTAAGACTGCTGTCACAATATCCTACTAACCCGGAGCTGCTTCCTTTCTTAAATGTGAGACCATAACCTGAAGTTCCTTGTAAGTAcctcaaaacatgcttcaacgCCACACCATGACTTCTCTTCGGGTTATGCATATAGCGGCTCAAAATGCCAACTGCGAAGGAGAGATCAGGTCGGGTGTGAATCAAATATCTCAGACAGCCAATATTCCTTCTATACTCACTTTCATCAATAGACTGATCATCTATAGCCTTTGAAAGCTTCGAACCTGAGTCCATCGGAACCTGAACAGCATTGCAATCACTCATGCCAGTCTCTTCgagaattttttctgcataccTGCTCTGCTTCAAGGTGATTCCGCTATCTTCTTGTAAGACTTCAATGCCAAGATAGTATGTCAGTCTACCAAGGTCACTCATCTCAAACTTAGATGACATCCCTTGCTTGAACTCTTGAACTAGACTCAGGCTGCTACCAGTGACAAGAAGATCGTCCACATAAACCGCTACAATCAACAACTGTTCTTTATCTTGTCTTCGGTACAAAGCAGGCTCCTTAGCACATCTCACAAAATTTAACTCCTTTAGAATCTGATTGAGCTTATGATTCCAGGCCCGTGGTGCTTGACGCAGTCCATAAAGCGCTTTGTTCAGCTTGTACACCATTCCTTCGCTTCCTTCCTTCATAAAACCTTCCGGTTGAGAAACAAAGACCTCCTCTCGAAGTTCTCAGTGTAAGAAGGCAGTTTTTACATCTAAATGGTGTACTTCCCATCCTTTAGAAGCGGCTAAGGCAATGATAAACCGTATTGTTTCAATACATGCTACTGGAGCAAATACCTCGTCGAAGTCAATCCCGTGTCTCTGCACATACCCTTTAGCAACGAGTCTTgctttatatttattaatgcTCCCATCTGCATTGCGTTTGATCTTAAATACCCATTTTAAGCCAATTGGCTTAACACCACTCGGTAATTCAACTAAGTTCCACGTCTTGTTCCTTTCGATCGACCTTAGTTCCTCCATACAAGCTTCTCTCCACACTTGTAGttcctttgcttcttcaaaGAATNNNNNNNNNNNNNNNNNNNNNNNNNNNNNNNNNNNNNNNNNNNNNNNNNNNNNNNNNNNNGGCCTCTGCTTCCCCTGTTTCGATCGTTTCCCAGACTTTGTTCACTCACAGCACTACCGTCATCTTCATGGCCCACAACGTATAGTTGGTTGTGGTAAGCATTGGACATTGAAGGGATGAAGTACCGGTCTCCTTTGGTATGGACGTCATAGCAACGATTTCACTCATATCTCTTACACCGATTTTTGTTTAGCCACgaacaagaaagaaaagttttgtTTAGAGATTCAatataagctctgataccaaatattgaatcaaacacAAGAATAATGAATAACTCTCGTTTATtactttagaaacttctcaaaactaaagcaatctcaatctctctaatAAGCTATGCAACACCCTGCATCTTCTTATATAGAGAGAAGAATAAATATTCATCCTAACAACTTTAGGAAACATTACAtaatttagatatctcctaaatctttatatatgtatatttagatatctcctaaatatacttagCTTAAACCTCAAGCTATTTCAAGCTTACACTAACAGAATCCA from Camelina sativa cultivar DH55 chromosome 2, Cs, whole genome shotgun sequence includes the following:
- the LOC109126417 gene encoding uncharacterized protein LOC109126417, coding for MVYKLNKALYGLRQAPRAWNHKLNQILKELNFVRCAKEPALYRRQDKEQLLIVAVYVDDLLVTGSSLSLVQEFKQGMSSKFEMSDLGRLTYYLGIEVLQEDSGITLKQSRYAEKILEETGMSDCNAVQVPMDSGSKLSKAIDDQSIDESEYRRNIGCLRYLIHTRPDLSFAVGILSRYMHNPKRSHGVALKHVLRYLQGTSGYGLTFKKGSSSGLVGYCDSSLNIDEDDGKSTSGHIFYLNNCPITWCSQKQETVALSSCEELKRVTVRIDNKSAIALTKNPVFHGRSKHIHRKFHFVRECVENELVEVEYVPGIEQKADILTKALGRIKFKEQRSFIGVQDLSEQDGLKLTGDNVSVSLK